In Brachypodium distachyon strain Bd21 chromosome 5, Brachypodium_distachyon_v3.0, whole genome shotgun sequence, the genomic window ttctttcttcttgttcAAATGTTATTGAGCTTGGTTAGCAAATTTTATATACTCATCATCTTCTCACCATGTTATATTTgctttgcatttttttctagACCTCGAGTTTGAGCTTAAATTTGTGATTTTTACAGAACTTTATCGTATTTTCAGGCGGTAGTACTATTTTGAAATATATATTCGTACTACTTCTTTCCATCGTTTTCAGTTCACAGAGTTTTCGCTATCCCCCCCCTGAAATGTTTCATATTTCCTATCCTTTCCTCGTCCTCTTCCGTCGAGGCATCGAGCTCTTGGTCCTCCGCCTACCTGACGCCCAGTCTAACCACCGCCGTGCCCTAGCTACCAGCCTGCCCGTACCTCGCGTCAACGCCTACGCCCCACCCCGCCTCCATCGCCGTTCGCGCTCCACATCATCGCGTCCCTCTGGTCTCAACCCCGGTGCGATATATCTCTTCTCACGGCCGTACCTGCTGCTTCCACCCACatctgggatttttttttcttgctaatTAGATGTAACGGTGTTCTTATTGCTACGCCATATACGTACGACAATTAATTGATAGATAGAGTGGCCAGTATTGGGATCTACAGGAGCTCTTCTGAGATGAATTGGTAGGGCTCCTACCCATTCTTCCAGAAAAAATGTTGAGAACTGTAGAAATTTTAGATCGAGGAGGATTGGGCGCATCACTATCAGCTCGATGTTCCAATAGAAACCGAAATATTTGAGTACCGCTGTCCCAGAAACCGAAATATTTGAGTAGCGCTCTCATAAAAGCAGTTCTGGAGGAACAAATTCTGATATATACTTAAAGTTTATTGTTTGAACGCCATTCAGTGTTTTGAGGTATGTTTGTTCAGTTAATCAAATTGGTATTAGTAGATTTTGGGTGTCAGTCAAGCAATCCAACTGCTATGTAATCAAGATGCATTTGTTTTAGATGACATTAGCCAAACtgatattattttttcatTCATGATATTGATGCCATATTTCTTGGAATATTATATTTGTTTGGAAGGTGTATCTCATTTTATAGCATGAACGTTCATTCTATGATTCACACACATGTTGAACATAGAGGCTATTTGAATAGGTTATAGGTAGTAGATATGAGATAAAATTCAGAGATAAGTACAGAAAAATTGTAGTTCTTAATCCAAGGGTAGTAAGGACAACTTGCATTATTtcctctcaagtctcaacaaGCCAATTTGGCAACCAGACATTTCCTCAGCTGGTTACAACTCTTTTTTGGGAACTGCTCAACAGTTGAGTAGGAGCAGGAACTGTAAATTCCTGGAGCAGGGCAGGGCCAAAAGGAGCCTTACAAACCATATGCAGTATCAACTTTGTGTTATATTTTATGACTCAGATCATAATAACAAGGTTTACCTGTAAAGAGATTGGCTATCTTCAACGTTGATGGGAATTGTATTCTTGGTTCTTGTATGCTTACATGGGAGTGTTGTACAGTATTCCCTGAACTTAATCTCCTTACGACCTCGGATTATAATTTACCCCGATGATATCCAAATATGCTGCACTGGCTGAgttttataatttttgtttatgCCCTGTAGGCGCTTATGTTCTACAGTAATGCATTCACCTTCTTTTATGACATTTCTGATATCTTGATCATGGGGGACTTACAGACATGACTTTCCATTTTGTGCTTATAGGTAGGACTGTGCAGGACAGAAAATCAGGCTTGATTTGAATGGCTTCTTCAAAGCTTCAAGCCTTTTGGAACCATCCTGCTGGCCCCAAAACAAGTTAGTGATATTCCAATTCACGTTATACACTGGTAGTTGTTTCTATTTTGTTTGTCacctttgatttttttatcatgCACAGTAACAACCTCTATAATCCCATAGGCATCAGGATAGCTTGCGGACATTCTTGTTACGCAACAGGATACTGTGCAGCTTTATTTAGAGATAGATTAGTCGGTTGTTGTGGGAGGAAGGAGAGTGTTGAGGATTCCTTCTTGCAGTTCAAAAcagtattaaaaaaatgacaacTGCTTAACTCTGTGCCCTTGCTGACCACAAATCCCTCTTGGAAGAACGATCAGCAGGACTATGATACAACAACTATCCTATGAACACCTGTCTCTTACCAGGTTTTGGTTCTGAAGTGGTTGTAGTAAGTTTTGATGAATTTCCTGTAGTTTCTCTGTGTCCTTTTAGCTTCAGACTGGTGTTTGGATCTTGTCATCTTGTGTTAGGATTGCCAGGTCGTTGGTATCCTTCCAACAttaaaatactactccctccgtccaacaaaagatgtatcaagtttgtcaatatttgaatgtatctagacatgacttagtgtgcagatgcattcaaattaaatcaaagttgagacatcctttgttggacggaggaagtattatatTTAGTCTGTTTTTTTGGTTTAAATATATGAAACAGCAGGATGCTGTATCtgataaaataaattatttggAGGAAACATACCAACAGAGAAAGTAACAGTCGGACTAAAGCTACACGATAGGACCTGAAACCAACAGAACCTAGAGCTGACAAATTTCCAGACCCCTCCTACAAAGAGTTGCTTTGCTTCACTCTTAAATTGTCATATGACACATTTGATTCTGGTAGTCAGTTCCacttcctccttctccctgTCGAGTAGGCGTCGCCTCCACACAATTCCTGCATGGAAGTCTAAAATTTTACAATGTGTTGTGTTAGCCAAGAACTTGTTTCTCATTCTTCATTATGTTCATGATTAGTCACAATGTCCAGGAGACAATCCCAGGTCAGATATATTTAGCAGGTTTGGTAGGTTGAAGTTGGGCTTACAAACCTACCTTATATACTGACCCTTAATAAAGTGAATTAATGAGTGGGGAACTTACTTCACATAGGTCGAAACAAAGAAATCTGATTGGTACAAGAGTACACAGGTAGTCTCCTCTAGCTCACTACAGAGCTGAAATGTTCATCCCCTTGCTAGTAGTCCTGTCTGAAATTTTCCTTGTAAGCTTGGCATAAGAGAACATGGCATAAGAGAACATTCACTTTCTAATGGAAGTTTAGACTTACAAAGATCTTGTACTTTTGTAATAATAGCCCCTGCGAATGTCATGTGTTTATAAAGTGAATTAGTAGGTAAATGCTGCAGTTCTCTCAAGCCCCAAAGGGACCACCAGTCTACATCTTTTGCCAACTTGTGAATATTCTTGGCATGCCTCTGCTGCATTCTTGGCTATTTGTAGTATTGAGCGTGGCATTacgctactccctccgttccacaatgcacctcatatagatttgtgcacttggaccaaggaAGCTCTCGTTTCTTGTGCCTGCCATTCCTATTGGATTACAAATAAGGGATGTGAGTAGGTATTAGCTGGGTGCGGgagccaagagaaaaatgaggtgtattgtggaacaaatgagaaaaaaaaaagagttgttttgtggaatggagggagtagttcataTTTTTTGGAAGTGCATTCGTGTTTAGTATTTTGAATCATGACTGTTTCGAATGGCCAATGCTTGGTGGTTCTTTTGCACTAATATCTGATGCATATCTGAACAACGGATTGTGCATGTAACAAGTAATCATTATCACATGAGAAACTGAGACAATAATCTGACCTTCGTTGCAGTTCATTTCTGGGCTCCAACATTTAAATGGGGGATCAGCATAGCGAACATTGCCGACTTTGCTAAGCCCCCTGAAAAGATATCCTATCCTCAGCAAGTTGGTATGTAAAGTTATCCAGTCAATCTCAATATAACATTAATTTACTGTTTATTTTGGTGCACTGCTTACATGCTTATTCTGTTATTTGCTGTGCAGCTGTTGCTTGCACTGGAATTGTGTGGTCACGTTACAGCATGGTTATCACACCGGTAAGTCATAGATGCTTGTCTGTTGTGTACATATATCATTCTTCATTATTATATGCAATGAATCATAAAAGGGTTTGTGGATTGTATCAAGTGAAATATAGAATTTAATTTTTATTGTTGAATCATTTAAGGCTAAACCATTTCGTGCTGCTAAGATATTGGGTTATTTTGCATCAATCTTCCGACATGCGTTTTTAACTGCTCCCTAGAGGCCTAGACTGGACTGTTGATGTTCGGTTGCCTGTCGAATATATGATTCATATTCCTGAACCTTCTCCTTCGACTTGCTATGTACCTTGTTCTGAAAATGTTCCTGAATTGCAATGGGCTGATATGTCTGCAGTGAAATAACTCGGATCTTAATTCTCTGTGTTAACTTTTTCTATctagggatttttttttcttttcttcctgaGAGCACTCGCTGTTCTTATGCCGTTCTGTCTCCAGTTTTAATTGCTGTGTGCTCCTCTCATTACTTTGCAATACTATTACTCTTGTTTCAGAAAAACTGGAACCTTTTCAGTGTTAATGTTGCAATGGCCGGTACAGGCTTGTATCAACTTTCCCGGAAAATAAGGTTTGTAAAGGAAGCGCAAGTCATGCTTCTCCGTTTATTTTTAATGCCTCGTAAGAGTAAGATGACATGGTTTGTGTTGATCTCCATTGCAGGCAAGATTACTTTTCAGAAGAGAAGGAGGCTGCTGCATCACTGGAAGGATAATGATTACTGGCTGGAATAATAGATCGGAAACTCTATGGGCTTGGAGTGATCTCAGTTTCACTCCGGGCTGCGTTTTTTCTGCAATGGTCCGCTATATGTTCCTCCATATTAAAATCTGTTTGCTTCTCTCAGTTGCACTCATGAGCAGAGcaattagaaaaaaataacaaagaaacaaataatCTTTTATGCTCTCTTTGCAAAAAGGCATGCAGATACATCGATCAATAATACCTTATGTTTTGTGCTTCTGCTGTTCAGTCAGTTCCTATTTGGTGGATCTTGGCAAACTCTTGTAACCTACCGTGAAGTTACTCGATGTTTACAGGCTCTCGGTGCAGGTCGAAGCCTATGGTTGCCCGGATGGCTGAATGCCCTTAATGCTAAGCTAAACATAGCCCTCTCTGTTATGATCATTGGTAAGCAACAATTTGCCTCTGGAATGGAAGGCGCTTCACTCAGTGAAGGGAATGAACATATCTTTCATGTAGATGCTATTCCACATGCATGTTCATCTACTTAATTAAAAAGTGTAAAATGCGACAACAATTGCTTATGGAAGATAATTCTCAAGTGAGATTCAGACAATGTTAACAATTGCTTCTGGAAAATAATTCTCAAGTGAGATTCAGACAATGTTATAGCACGCTGCCATCGCTCGCCAGTCGCCAGCAATGAACTATTGAGCTTCTTTGATTGTTACAATTATTTTGGTTTCGAGAACCTGAAAAATGTCAGCCGGCAAGCTAGATAACCAGAAGGCAAAAGACACAAAAGAATTGAAGTCACAATCCAAATGAAATTACAGCCTGTCCGGGCGTACTTGTGTGAGGCTGTGGCCGAA contains:
- the LOC100838052 gene encoding mitochondrial pyruvate carrier 4, with the translated sequence MASSKLQAFWNHPAGPKTIHFWAPTFKWGISIANIADFAKPPEKISYPQQVAVACTGIVWSRYSMVITPKNWNLFSVNVAMAGTGLYQLSRKIRQDYFSEEKEAAASLEG